A single window of Micrococcaceae bacterium Sec5.1 DNA harbors:
- a CDS encoding carboxypeptidase regulatory-like domain-containing protein: MYETNSPDFYVDSVSVASDGSYNVPGLQPDSYKLKFSANGTGALDTWYTNASTFDDATAVTLTSGQNLLGVNATLVKGASISGQVTAPAGVTLSGAKVEAYPTSGGDQYAASAYVGSDSNYKIIGLPAGTYKLKFTGYNTGALDQWHSNAVSFETATAVSLTAGQDLTGINATLVKGATIAGKVTAPAGIDVNGASVELYKASSENSFVGSAYVNSDGTYKFIGLQAGSYKLKFAGGDTGALDQWHSNAASFGAATAVDITSGQDLTGINATLVKGATISGKVTAPAGVTLQNSRVYVYKANDPNSYVVSTYPASDGSYKIIGLPAGTYKVKFGGNNTGALEQWYNNTASFDTATPVALTVGQDLTGVNATLVKGATISGKVTAPAGVALANTYVYLYRADDAGSTVDYRWVGSDGSYSFIGLPAGSYKLNFKGYNSGALDQWHSNAASFDTATAIALTTGQDLTGINATLVKGATISGKVTAPAGVTLGNTYAYAYSASFSSSPVESISVNSDGSYKIIGLPAGSYKLKFSGYNNGALDQWHSNAASFETATTITLTAGQDLTGINATLVKGATISGKITAPAGVDLTNTRAALYKTNDSYSPVDYADANPDGTYKFTGLPAGSYKLQFSGYGTGTLDQWHLRATSFDTATIIALTTGQDLTGINATLVKGATVSGKVTAPAGIDVRDTRVVIYKSDSTYPTMGSAYPASDGSYKITGLPAGSYKVKFDGGGTGALEQWHSGAASFETATAVTLTNGQDLTGINATLAKGATISGKVTPPAGLSLGYLQVSIYSSDDKYSYVDSTYVGSDGSYKFTGLPAGSYKVNFGGNDARTLGQWYSNAASFETATVLSVTTGQDLAGINATLVKSATVSGKVTAPTGVDLANARVYVYKSDDPGSSVSYSNVGSDGTYKVTGLSAGSYKVNFDGYNTGALEQWHSNATSFDAATVVALSTGQDLAGINATLVKGATISGKVTAPAGVNLTNTRAELYKTDSAYSVDSANIGSDGSYRFSGLKAGSYKVKFTGNETGALDQWHSNAASFETATALAVTTGQDLTGINATLVKGATISGKVTAPAGVSLSTIRAYAYKSDSDSYPIANSILSSNGSFKIIGLPAGSYKVKFSGSNSGALDLWHSNASSFATATPITLTTSQDLIGVTATLVKGATISGKVTAPAGVSLSGVSAAVYKTDNSYSSIASTYVGADGSYKLIGLPAGSYKVNFSGSGSGALDQWHANATSFATGTAVTLTTGQDLTGINATLLKGATISGKLTAPAGTNLDNAYVYAYKADDPSWYVQYASIGSDGSYRLIGLPAGSYKLNFSGYDTGALDLWYKTGTTFATGMSITVTAGQDLTAINAAYIKGATVSGKISAPAGIVVQDTRVDLYKSDSANSFVDSAWVGSDGGYKFIGLPAGSYKLKFAGNGSGALDQWHANAASFATATTMTLTTSQDLVGVNATLAKGASISGKITASTGINPANMYVEVYSATSASSSLVSTRVNIDGSYKIVGLPTGSYRVKLVGSSSGATDQWYGGASFETASSLALTAGLEKASVNFAAQLGGSIAGKVSGSKQGYSPVTVLDGTGNPVKQGYSDQAGNFSVVGLAAGSYKVAFNRSSGYSTEEAQFYQNKPESVGVGQASTLTVQAGKPVLNVNAALTSGSTLSGSVLDRTGKPVASVRVYAYTTNGSLVTRSSYTDSTGKYSIPGLSTGQYLVKVSTGKPELGDLYSGNVTTEATAKPVAMVSGNTTTLNLAFPAQALTPAPVPTITGTAKVGSTLTAVPGVWGPAPVTLTYQWKANGVAVTGGTAATYVPVTGDVGKTLTVTVTASKVGYTTSSKTSVATAAVLALPSLAPAPVPTITGTAKVGSTLTAVPGVWGPAPVTLTYQWKANGVAVTGGTAATYVPVTGDVGKTITVTVTGSKVGYTTASRTSVATAAVLALPSLAPAPVPTITGTAKVGSTLTAVPGVWGPAPVTLAYQWKANGVSVVGGTAATYVPVTGDVGKTLTVTVTGSKVGYTTASRTSPATAAVLALPSLAPAPVPTITGTAKVGSTLTAVPGVWGPAPVSLAYQWKANGVSVVGGTAATYVPVAGDVGKTLTVTVTGSKVGYTTASRTSVATAAVLALPALAPAPVPTITGTPKVGSTLTAVPGVWGPAPVTLTYQWKANGLVITGATAATYVPIAGDVGKTITVTVTGSKIGYTTASKTSAATAAVV, encoded by the coding sequence GTGTATGAAACCAATTCGCCTGACTTCTACGTCGATTCTGTTTCGGTCGCTTCCGATGGCAGCTATAACGTGCCGGGACTTCAGCCAGACAGCTACAAACTGAAATTCTCGGCCAACGGCACAGGCGCCCTGGACACGTGGTACACCAACGCTTCCACGTTCGACGACGCCACTGCCGTCACGCTCACCAGCGGTCAGAACCTCCTTGGGGTCAATGCGACGCTCGTCAAAGGCGCCTCCATCAGCGGCCAAGTCACCGCGCCAGCCGGCGTCACCCTCAGTGGCGCAAAGGTGGAGGCCTACCCAACCAGCGGAGGCGACCAGTACGCGGCGTCCGCCTACGTTGGTTCTGACAGTAACTACAAGATCATCGGCCTTCCTGCTGGCACCTACAAACTCAAGTTCACCGGATACAACACTGGGGCCTTGGATCAATGGCATAGCAACGCCGTATCCTTCGAAACAGCCACCGCCGTGTCCCTCACCGCCGGGCAGGACCTCACAGGCATCAACGCGACCCTCGTAAAGGGCGCCACGATCGCGGGGAAAGTCACCGCTCCTGCCGGCATAGACGTCAATGGCGCAAGCGTTGAGCTCTACAAGGCAAGCTCGGAGAATTCCTTTGTAGGCTCCGCATACGTCAATTCGGACGGCACCTATAAGTTCATTGGGCTGCAAGCCGGCAGCTACAAGCTGAAGTTTGCCGGTGGTGACACAGGGGCGCTGGATCAGTGGCACAGCAACGCTGCGTCGTTCGGTGCCGCGACCGCCGTCGACATAACCTCCGGCCAGGATCTCACTGGCATCAATGCCACCCTGGTCAAGGGCGCCACCATCAGTGGCAAGGTCACTGCACCCGCCGGAGTCACCCTCCAAAACTCGAGGGTCTACGTCTACAAGGCCAACGACCCAAACTCCTATGTCGTCTCCACCTACCCTGCCTCCGATGGAAGCTACAAGATCATCGGGCTTCCGGCCGGCACTTACAAAGTGAAGTTCGGTGGAAACAATACGGGGGCTTTGGAGCAGTGGTACAACAACACTGCGTCCTTCGACACTGCCACCCCCGTGGCTCTCACCGTCGGCCAGGATCTTACTGGCGTCAACGCCACATTGGTCAAGGGCGCTACCATCAGCGGCAAAGTCACAGCACCCGCCGGCGTCGCCCTAGCAAACACTTACGTGTACCTCTATAGGGCCGACGACGCCGGCTCGACCGTCGATTACAGGTGGGTTGGTTCCGACGGCAGCTACAGTTTCATAGGTCTCCCTGCGGGGTCCTACAAACTGAACTTTAAGGGTTACAACAGCGGGGCCCTGGACCAGTGGCACAGCAACGCGGCATCCTTCGATACCGCCACCGCAATTGCCCTCACCACCGGGCAGGACCTGACCGGCATCAACGCCACCCTCGTCAAGGGCGCCACGATCAGCGGCAAAGTCACCGCGCCGGCCGGGGTGACTCTTGGAAACACGTACGCATACGCCTACAGCGCCAGCTTCTCCAGCTCCCCTGTGGAGTCGATTTCTGTAAATTCTGATGGCAGCTACAAGATCATTGGGCTCCCTGCCGGAAGTTACAAATTGAAGTTCAGCGGATATAACAATGGCGCCCTGGACCAGTGGCACAGCAATGCTGCATCCTTTGAAACTGCCACGACCATTACACTCACCGCAGGCCAGGACCTCACCGGCATCAACGCCACCCTCGTCAAGGGCGCCACGATCAGCGGCAAGATCACCGCACCAGCGGGAGTTGACCTGACGAACACGCGGGCAGCGCTGTACAAGACAAACGACTCGTACTCTCCTGTGGATTATGCCGACGCCAACCCGGACGGCACTTACAAATTCACTGGACTACCTGCTGGCAGTTACAAACTGCAATTCTCCGGATATGGCACAGGAACGCTCGATCAGTGGCATCTAAGAGCCACGTCGTTCGATACTGCCACTATCATCGCTCTCACCACCGGACAGGACCTCACCGGTATTAATGCCACGCTCGTTAAGGGCGCAACCGTCAGCGGCAAGGTCACCGCCCCCGCCGGCATAGACGTCCGGGATACTCGGGTGGTGATTTATAAATCCGACTCCACCTACCCCACCATGGGCTCCGCATACCCTGCTTCCGATGGCAGCTACAAGATCACCGGGCTTCCGGCCGGTAGCTACAAAGTGAAGTTCGACGGCGGTGGCACCGGCGCCCTCGAGCAGTGGCACAGCGGTGCGGCCTCCTTTGAAACCGCGACGGCGGTCACTCTCACCAACGGTCAAGACCTCACCGGCATCAACGCCACCTTGGCAAAGGGCGCAACGATTAGTGGCAAGGTCACGCCACCGGCCGGACTCAGCCTCGGATACCTGCAGGTTTCCATCTACAGTTCCGATGACAAATATTCGTATGTGGATTCCACCTACGTTGGTTCCGACGGCAGCTACAAGTTCACTGGGCTTCCGGCTGGCAGCTACAAGGTGAACTTCGGCGGTAACGACGCAAGGACCTTGGGACAGTGGTACAGCAACGCGGCGTCGTTCGAAACAGCTACGGTGCTCTCCGTCACTACCGGCCAGGACCTGGCAGGTATCAACGCCACACTCGTGAAGAGCGCGACTGTCAGCGGAAAAGTCACCGCACCAACCGGCGTCGACCTCGCGAACGCGAGGGTCTATGTGTACAAGTCCGATGACCCGGGATCCTCCGTGTCGTACTCGAACGTCGGTTCCGACGGAACTTACAAGGTGACTGGCCTCTCTGCAGGCAGCTACAAAGTGAACTTCGATGGATACAACACCGGTGCCCTGGAGCAATGGCACAGCAATGCCACTTCCTTCGACGCTGCCACTGTGGTCGCCCTGAGTACCGGCCAAGACCTGGCAGGCATCAACGCCACCTTGGTCAAGGGCGCCACCATCAGCGGTAAAGTGACCGCACCCGCCGGCGTTAATCTAACCAACACCCGGGCCGAGCTCTATAAGACCGACTCGGCCTACAGCGTAGACTCGGCCAACATCGGGTCCGACGGAAGCTACAGGTTCAGCGGGCTCAAGGCTGGCAGCTACAAAGTGAAGTTCACCGGAAACGAGACGGGGGCGTTGGATCAGTGGCACAGCAACGCCGCTTCCTTTGAAACTGCTACCGCTCTCGCCGTCACCACCGGGCAGGACCTCACCGGCATCAACGCCACCTTGGTCAAGGGTGCGACTATCAGCGGGAAAGTCACCGCCCCGGCGGGTGTCAGCCTTTCCACCATCAGGGCCTACGCCTACAAGTCCGACAGCGATTCCTACCCGATCGCGAACTCCATCCTCAGTTCCAATGGCAGCTTCAAGATCATCGGGCTTCCCGCTGGCAGCTACAAAGTGAAATTCTCCGGCTCCAACTCCGGAGCGCTGGACTTATGGCACAGCAACGCCTCGTCCTTCGCCACCGCCACACCCATCACCCTGACTACCAGCCAGGACCTGATAGGAGTCACTGCCACACTCGTCAAAGGTGCGACCATCAGCGGCAAAGTCACGGCACCGGCCGGCGTCAGCCTGAGTGGAGTGAGCGCCGCCGTCTACAAAACCGACAACTCCTACTCCTCCATCGCGAGCACCTACGTCGGTGCGGACGGCAGCTACAAACTCATCGGTCTTCCTGCCGGCAGTTACAAAGTGAATTTCTCCGGTTCCGGTTCCGGCGCCCTCGACCAGTGGCACGCCAACGCTACTTCCTTCGCTACGGGCACCGCCGTCACCCTGACCACAGGCCAGGACCTCACCGGCATCAACGCCACCCTCCTCAAGGGTGCGACGATCAGTGGCAAACTTACTGCACCAGCCGGGACCAATCTGGATAATGCCTACGTTTACGCTTACAAGGCCGACGACCCCAGCTGGTACGTGCAATATGCATCCATCGGTTCAGATGGCAGCTACAGGCTCATTGGCCTCCCGGCCGGCAGCTACAAACTGAACTTCAGTGGATACGACACCGGGGCACTGGACCTCTGGTACAAAACCGGTACTACCTTCGCCACTGGCATGTCCATTACTGTCACCGCAGGACAGGACCTCACCGCCATCAATGCCGCCTACATCAAGGGCGCCACTGTCAGCGGCAAGATCAGCGCGCCCGCAGGCATAGTCGTTCAAGATACGAGGGTGGATCTTTACAAGAGTGATTCGGCCAACTCCTTTGTGGATTCCGCATGGGTCGGTTCGGACGGCGGCTACAAGTTCATCGGACTTCCTGCAGGCAGCTACAAGCTGAAATTCGCGGGAAATGGCTCCGGTGCCTTGGACCAGTGGCACGCCAACGCGGCTTCCTTCGCCACCGCCACGACCATGACGCTGACCACCAGCCAGGACCTCGTCGGCGTCAACGCCACCCTCGCCAAGGGGGCGAGCATCAGCGGCAAAATCACTGCATCTACCGGAATCAACCCTGCCAACATGTACGTCGAGGTCTACTCAGCCACCAGCGCCAGCTCGTCTCTGGTTTCGACTCGGGTCAACATCGACGGCAGCTACAAAATCGTGGGACTGCCTACAGGCTCCTACAGGGTAAAGCTGGTGGGTTCCAGCAGCGGAGCGACTGACCAGTGGTATGGCGGAGCCTCGTTTGAAACGGCATCATCCTTGGCGCTGACCGCGGGGCTGGAGAAGGCATCTGTCAATTTCGCGGCCCAACTCGGCGGTTCAATCGCCGGCAAGGTCTCAGGATCCAAGCAAGGATATTCACCAGTCACGGTCCTGGACGGAACCGGCAACCCCGTCAAGCAAGGCTACTCGGATCAGGCCGGCAACTTCAGCGTCGTGGGACTTGCTGCCGGCTCCTACAAGGTGGCGTTCAACCGTTCCAGTGGTTACTCCACTGAGGAAGCCCAGTTCTACCAGAACAAGCCCGAGTCCGTGGGTGTAGGACAGGCCTCCACTCTGACAGTCCAAGCTGGAAAGCCAGTCCTGAACGTCAACGCGGCTCTGACCTCCGGCAGCACCCTCAGCGGATCTGTTCTCGACAGAACAGGAAAGCCTGTGGCCAGTGTTCGTGTGTACGCCTACACAACCAACGGCTCGCTGGTCACGCGCAGTTCCTACACAGATTCAACGGGCAAATACTCGATTCCAGGGCTAAGCACTGGCCAGTATCTGGTCAAGGTCAGCACCGGGAAGCCGGAACTGGGAGACCTGTATTCAGGGAACGTGACGACCGAAGCTACGGCAAAGCCCGTGGCCATGGTCAGCGGCAACACGACGACGCTCAACCTCGCCTTCCCAGCCCAAGCCCTCACTCCAGCTCCCGTGCCGACCATTACGGGAACGGCCAAGGTCGGGTCGACACTCACCGCAGTACCGGGTGTGTGGGGACCAGCCCCGGTCACGCTGACCTACCAATGGAAAGCCAATGGTGTTGCGGTCACTGGCGGTACCGCCGCAACGTACGTGCCGGTGACCGGTGATGTGGGCAAGACTCTGACGGTTACGGTCACGGCCAGCAAGGTCGGATACACCACTTCCAGTAAAACCTCCGTGGCGACAGCTGCCGTCTTGGCGCTGCCTTCCTTGGCGCCGGCTCCCGTGCCGACCATTACGGGAACGGCCAAGGTCGGGTCGACACTCACCGCAGTACCGGGTGTGTGGGGACCAGCCCCGGTCACGCTGACCTACCAATGGAAAGCCAATGGTGTTGCGGTCACTGGCGGTACCGCCGCAACGTACGTGCCGGTGACCGGTGATGTGGGCAAGACCATCACCGTGACCGTGACGGGCAGCAAGGTCGGATATACGACGGCGAGTAGGACCTCCGTGGCGACAGCCGCGGTCCTTGCCCTCCCGTCATTGGCGCCAGCCCCGGTGCCGACCATCACGGGAACAGCGAAAGTCGGATCGACACTCACCGCGGTTCCAGGTGTTTGGGGACCGGCCCCGGTGACTCTTGCGTACCAGTGGAAAGCCAACGGTGTCTCGGTGGTTGGCGGCACTGCGGCCACGTACGTGCCGGTCACCGGTGATGTGGGCAAAACTCTGACGGTTACGGTGACCGGAAGCAAGGTCGGATACACGACGGCGAGTAGGACCTCCCCAGCGACAGCCGCCGTCCTTGCCCTCCCGTCATTGGCGCCAGCCCCGGTGCCGACCATCACCGGAACAGCGAAAGTCGGATCGACACTCACCGCGGTACCTGGTGTGTGGGGACCAGCACCAGTCAGCCTGGCTTACCAATGGAAAGCCAACGGTGTTTCTGTGGTTGGCGGCACGGCGGCCACGTATGTGCCGGTGGCAGGTGACGTCGGCAAGACTTTGACGGTCACCGTGACGGGCAGCAAGGTCGGATACACGACGGCGAGTAGGACCTCCGTAGCGACAGCCGCCGTCCTGGCCCTGCCAGCGTTGGCGCCGGCTCCGGTGCCGACCATCACCGGCACGCCCAAGGTCGGATCAACTCTCACCGCGGTACCTGGTGTTTGGGGACCAGCACCGGTCACCCTGACCTACCAATGGAAAGCCAACGGCCTGGTGATCACCGGCGCGACCGCCGCGACCTATGTCCCGATCGCCGGCGATGTCGGCAAGACCATCACAGTCACCGTGACCGGCAGCAAAATCGGCTACACCACCGCCAGCAAAACCTCCGCAGCAACCGCCGCGGTCGTTTGA
- a CDS encoding LPXTG cell wall anchor domain-containing protein → MKKSLAALTLAGSIALVGAVPAVATNYPAPNSGVAVSDASVAPGEAFTFSGTGFTPGEGITITVTPTGTPAASGGSVSAGSLSVSGRIPLAPSTLGAVADANGAFATPVAIDTPGAYALTARGNTSGHTVGPVTVVVGGTALSNTGGNSGTGTGLANTGGVPLANTGADSSLILWSLVGAGALAAGTASVVVARRRAKNTEAAA, encoded by the coding sequence ATGAAGAAATCTCTTGCAGCGCTTACGCTTGCAGGTTCCATTGCACTTGTTGGCGCAGTTCCGGCCGTCGCGACCAACTACCCAGCACCGAACTCCGGCGTTGCAGTTTCCGACGCATCAGTGGCACCAGGCGAAGCATTTACTTTTAGTGGCACAGGTTTTACTCCAGGTGAAGGCATCACCATCACCGTCACGCCAACCGGCACCCCAGCAGCTAGCGGCGGTAGCGTTTCTGCCGGTAGCCTCTCCGTCTCAGGTCGCATTCCGCTTGCACCCTCGACGCTGGGCGCAGTAGCTGACGCAAACGGGGCCTTTGCAACTCCAGTTGCAATCGACACTCCCGGGGCATACGCACTGACTGCTAGGGGCAACACGTCAGGCCACACTGTTGGTCCCGTCACCGTGGTAGTCGGAGGCACCGCTCTTTCCAACACGGGCGGCAACTCCGGAACAGGAACGGGCCTAGCCAACACTGGCGGCGTTCCCCTGGCAAACACTGGCGCTGACTCCAGCCTGATCCTGTGGTCCCTGGTGGGCGCAGGTGCATTGGCAGCCGGTACCGCATCCGTGGTGGTCGCCCGCCGCCGCGCCAAGAACACCGAGGCTGCTGCGTAG
- the galU gene encoding UTP--glucose-1-phosphate uridylyltransferase GalU, whose product MTTWGNIVRKAVIPAAGLGTRFLPATKAMPKEMLPVVDAPAIQYVVEEAVNAGLTDILMITGQSKRALEDHFDRTPALERSLELKGDQARLDAVQHASALGPIHYVRQGEPKGLGHAVLCARQHVGDEPFAVLLGDDLIDERDELLTTMMEVQQKTGGSVVALIEVEPSQISAYGCADISSIDGEGYVRVNSLVEKPKVEDAPSNLAIIGRYVLHPAVFDVLENTGPGRGGEIQLTDALQTVAAGEGEGSGVYGVVFRGRRYDTGDKLSYLKAVITLASERPEFGEDLKTWMKGFIG is encoded by the coding sequence ATGACTACATGGGGGAATATTGTGCGTAAAGCTGTAATTCCGGCTGCTGGATTGGGAACACGTTTCTTGCCCGCCACCAAGGCCATGCCGAAGGAGATGCTGCCGGTTGTGGACGCACCGGCTATCCAGTACGTCGTCGAGGAAGCTGTAAATGCCGGACTCACTGACATCCTCATGATCACGGGCCAAAGCAAGCGGGCGCTGGAAGACCATTTCGACAGGACGCCGGCACTTGAACGGTCCTTGGAGCTTAAGGGCGACCAGGCGCGCTTGGACGCCGTCCAACACGCATCGGCGCTTGGGCCTATCCACTACGTTCGCCAAGGTGAACCAAAGGGCCTGGGTCATGCTGTGCTTTGCGCCCGCCAGCACGTCGGCGATGAACCGTTTGCGGTTCTGTTGGGAGATGACCTTATCGATGAACGCGACGAACTCCTGACCACAATGATGGAAGTCCAGCAGAAGACCGGTGGCTCAGTCGTCGCTCTGATCGAGGTGGAGCCATCACAGATCAGCGCCTATGGCTGTGCCGATATCTCTTCCATTGACGGTGAAGGCTATGTCCGCGTCAATAGCTTGGTTGAGAAGCCCAAAGTGGAAGATGCGCCGTCCAACCTGGCGATTATTGGACGCTATGTCCTGCACCCGGCTGTCTTCGACGTCTTGGAGAACACTGGGCCCGGCCGTGGTGGAGAGATTCAGCTGACTGACGCCCTGCAAACTGTCGCCGCAGGGGAGGGCGAAGGCTCAGGTGTCTATGGCGTAGTCTTCCGCGGCCGACGCTACGATACAGGCGACAAGCTCAGCTATCTGAAGGCCGTGATCACTCTGGCCTCTGAGCGTCCCGAATTCGGTGAGGATTTGAAGACTTGGATGAAGGGCTTTATCGGTTAG
- a CDS encoding alpha/beta fold hydrolase, with translation MKSEVRTIALRTGINVPCFVQGNLGEANDDDAAPLVLMHAWGESWRSFEPLIASLPSFTLVAPDLRGHGEADKPEDGYSLTAVVEDVVAAFDALGIARTHVLGSSSGGYVAQQLAVTHPDLVASLILVGSPLSLQGKPPFANEVEQLTDPVSEDWVRESLSWYRLLHAVPAAYIEDRVRDGLAMPAAVWKASLRGYYEAVPPTQAGTISAPTLIVWGAHDHIVPRHHQETLASRIPGAQLNIYEKTGHLVLWECPERVAEDVKGFLSGIAG, from the coding sequence ATGAAGTCCGAGGTCAGGACAATCGCTCTGCGCACCGGGATCAACGTGCCCTGCTTCGTTCAGGGGAACCTTGGTGAAGCGAACGACGACGACGCCGCGCCCTTGGTCTTGATGCATGCGTGGGGTGAATCCTGGCGGAGTTTTGAGCCGCTAATTGCCTCGCTGCCGTCCTTTACTCTGGTGGCGCCGGACCTGCGCGGCCATGGTGAGGCCGACAAGCCCGAAGACGGGTACTCGCTGACTGCCGTTGTGGAAGACGTAGTTGCAGCGTTTGATGCGTTGGGCATAGCGAGGACTCATGTCTTGGGTTCATCCAGCGGCGGATACGTGGCCCAACAACTCGCTGTGACACATCCGGACCTCGTGGCATCGCTGATTCTGGTTGGGTCTCCGTTGAGCCTGCAGGGGAAACCACCGTTTGCGAATGAGGTAGAGCAGCTCACTGATCCGGTTTCGGAGGACTGGGTCAGAGAGTCTTTGTCCTGGTACCGGCTGCTGCACGCTGTGCCCGCTGCCTACATCGAGGACAGAGTGCGGGACGGCTTGGCCATGCCGGCAGCCGTTTGGAAGGCGTCCTTGCGCGGCTACTACGAGGCTGTCCCGCCAACCCAAGCCGGAACCATCTCAGCCCCGACGCTCATCGTGTGGGGCGCACACGACCACATTGTGCCGCGACACCATCAAGAAACCCTTGCGAGCCGTATCCCCGGTGCTCAATTGAATATCTACGAGAAGACGGGTCACCTGGTGTTGTGGGAGTGCCCGGAACGGGTAGCTGAGGATGTGAAGGGGTTTCTGTCTGGCATTGCCGGGTAG
- a CDS encoding O-antigen ligase family protein, protein MAIFVVGAKLLGGSVSLPQWKVLRLSLAAVSLPLLAVSVMESFGLRPLGGGLNDRPGATLGNATDQGLVGLIIAGILSSQSSSEEGWQLWLRRAGLPASAAVVVLSGSRAALFGLAMVSLYVAILWMRSRKWSGFRTVLGAGAVTAGFALAVFIVPATRERLLSAGTVDGRLLLWNRSLALISDHPLSGVGPSGFVDALPEYLNDDWARSVGDTFPTDSPHNWILQALAAGGFPLLLLALTCVGTAVWLVRKRLMEAQDPDLKRYLVITGVAISAYWIALLTHFTSIGTTALVALLCGGLVGRDSIPAASTLVKPPANAWITRFGPLLPSVGGLAFACACLAVAVPATLAEWSMSSGAQAARAGDAEGADKAFQLGHSLRPWDSDTALLAAQAFAGPATTGDQLSAQHAVEWARLARESTPHSQEAGLALAIGYIYSGELDDAKAVLDELLAEAPSSTSLFVQRGVANFGLGRTSESIDDLQKAATLDPTLDTPWRILSAIYQRMGDAGAAQAAMERAETLSP, encoded by the coding sequence GTGGCCATTTTCGTAGTCGGTGCCAAGCTGCTGGGCGGGAGTGTGTCTCTTCCTCAATGGAAGGTCCTGCGTCTTTCGCTGGCGGCCGTGTCCCTTCCCCTGCTTGCGGTCTCCGTCATGGAATCCTTTGGCCTCCGCCCTTTAGGCGGCGGTTTGAATGACCGGCCGGGTGCAACCCTGGGCAACGCAACGGATCAGGGACTCGTTGGATTGATTATCGCGGGGATTCTATCTTCACAGTCTTCCTCTGAAGAGGGTTGGCAATTGTGGCTGCGGCGCGCAGGGCTGCCGGCCAGTGCCGCCGTCGTTGTTCTCTCTGGATCGCGAGCAGCTCTTTTCGGGTTGGCGATGGTTTCGTTGTATGTCGCCATCCTGTGGATGCGAAGCCGAAAATGGTCCGGATTTAGGACTGTGTTGGGGGCCGGAGCGGTTACTGCCGGGTTTGCCCTTGCTGTTTTCATTGTCCCGGCTACGAGGGAACGGCTGCTCTCAGCCGGAACCGTGGACGGGCGATTGCTCCTGTGGAATAGGAGCCTGGCCTTGATATCCGACCATCCGCTATCCGGGGTTGGCCCCAGTGGCTTCGTCGACGCTTTGCCTGAGTACCTGAATGATGACTGGGCCCGAAGTGTTGGCGATACCTTCCCGACCGACTCTCCGCACAATTGGATCCTGCAAGCTTTGGCCGCGGGCGGCTTTCCCCTGCTTCTACTCGCCCTAACCTGTGTGGGGACCGCTGTGTGGTTGGTCCGAAAGCGTCTAATGGAAGCCCAGGACCCCGATCTCAAGCGGTACCTGGTGATAACGGGCGTTGCCATATCGGCGTACTGGATTGCTCTCCTGACGCATTTCACTTCCATCGGCACCACCGCGTTGGTGGCATTGCTGTGCGGTGGTCTGGTGGGGAGGGATAGCATTCCGGCTGCCTCCACTTTGGTCAAACCACCAGCCAATGCGTGGATAACGAGGTTCGGCCCCCTGCTTCCAAGCGTCGGAGGACTCGCCTTTGCATGCGCCTGCCTGGCAGTTGCCGTTCCGGCCACTCTGGCGGAGTGGTCAATGAGCTCTGGCGCACAAGCGGCCCGGGCAGGGGATGCTGAAGGTGCGGACAAGGCCTTTCAACTGGGCCACAGCCTGAGGCCGTGGGACAGCGATACGGCATTGCTCGCGGCCCAGGCCTTTGCCGGACCTGCAACAACGGGGGACCAGCTCTCAGCCCAGCACGCAGTTGAATGGGCGCGCCTGGCGCGCGAGTCCACGCCGCATTCCCAAGAGGCCGGTCTTGCGCTTGCCATCGGATACATCTACAGCGGTGAACTGGACGACGCAAAGGCAGTGTTGGACGAGTTGCTGGCGGAGGCGCCCTCATCGACCAGTCTCTTTGTCCAACGTGGTGTGGCAAATTTCGGACTTGGGCGTACTTCCGAGAGCATTGATGACCTTCAAAAGGCAGCGACGCTCGATCCGACGCTGGACACGCCTTGGCGCATTCTCTCGGCGATTTACCAGCGTATGGGCGACGCCGGAGCGGCTCAGGCTGCGATGGAGCGCGCAGAGACATTGAGCCCGTAA